In the genome of Terriglobales bacterium, one region contains:
- a CDS encoding response regulator: MSSANPPVVLIVDDDNRMRAATQRLLKTVGLRSESFATPEEFLRHKLPNSPTCLLLDVRLPGMSGLEVQGKLIEMDVHIPIIFITSHADVPMTVKAMKLGAVEFLTKPFRDQDLIDAIQQALKLDSETRQQQSEIAELKARYSKLTAREREVMFLVVSGMLTKQIASALGTTEITATVHRGHVMRKMQANTPAELGRMAERLKLPASA, from the coding sequence ATGAGTTCTGCCAATCCACCTGTTGTGTTGATCGTCGACGATGACAACCGCATGCGTGCGGCCACTCAGCGACTCTTAAAAACAGTAGGGCTGCGTTCCGAATCGTTTGCTACTCCAGAAGAGTTCCTACGGCACAAGCTTCCAAACAGTCCCACTTGCCTTCTTTTGGATGTGCGACTGCCGGGGATGAGCGGACTGGAAGTGCAAGGTAAGTTAATTGAGATGGACGTCCACATCCCGATTATCTTCATCACCAGCCATGCGGACGTTCCGATGACTGTAAAAGCGATGAAATTGGGAGCAGTGGAGTTCCTGACCAAGCCTTTTCGCGATCAGGACCTGATCGATGCGATCCAGCAGGCTCTCAAGCTTGACAGTGAGACTCGACAACAGCAGAGCGAGATCGCGGAGTTGAAGGCTCGCTACTCGAAGTTGACCGCGCGTGAACGCGAGGTGATGTTTCTTGTCGTATCTGGCATGCTCACGAAACAGATTGCCTCAGCGTTAGGTACCACTGAAATTACCGCGACCGTCCATCGCGGGCATGTCATGCGCAAGATGCAGGCCAACACCCCCGCCGAGCTAGGAAGAATGGCGGAAAGGCTCAAGCTGCCGGCGAGCGCCTGA
- a CDS encoding AAA family ATPase, whose translation MAWGIIVQVSGYSLDRLRDDGEFVLSRAHPKLPELASVLVLTPASTRPTPETLSKIRHEYSLRSELDSAWAVRPTALSEAGAQVSLILEDPGGQTLDQLLSRPIETAQFLRFALGLTTVLGSLHQQKLIHKDLKPTNVLVNPATGEVRLMGFGIASRLRRERQNAEPPELIIGTLPYMAPEQTGRMNRSVDSRSDLYSLGVVFYEMLTGALPFTASDPLEWVHCHIARHPVPPHDRRKDAPACVSGIIMKLLAKTPEERYQTASGVERDLRRCLQEWEAHGRISDFSIGQDDAPDRLLMPEKLYGREREIAILLAAFDRVVAGGRPELVLVSGYSGIGKSAIVNELHKPLVPPRGLFASGKFDQYKRDIPYATLAQAFQNLTRALLSKSEEELSRWRNALHDALGPNGQLIVGLVPELKAIIGEQPPVLELPPRESQARFHLVFRRFVGVFAAPEHPLALFLDDLQWLDAATLDLIEYLLTQPDLKHLLLIGAYRDNEVDSTHPLSRKLQEIRQTGALLQDIVVAPLTRKDLAQLVADALRCKTQQAGPLAELVHNKTSGNPFFAIQFISTLCEEGLLTFDHVSGQWSWDLNHIQAKGYTDNVIDLMVGKMAHLAPEAQNALKQLACLGGGADFTVMRMVSEGSMEQMHARLAEALDAGFILRSKDSYHFLHDRVQEAAYSLIPEDSRGEMHLRIGMLMVSNSSPDEIEEGIFDIVNQFSRSHHLIGSLADRQSVAELNLLAARRAKASTAYASAIKYLHIARQLLADETWSHDYEVVFSAESLFSEYVTPTADPSEQENLSVLATRASDYLQAARQSSTEDTWNRNYGLVFSIESLLAECELLTTDMASAERRLTMLADRARGAHDIALITRLRLTLYTALDRSDRAVQVFLEYLTVHGTNWSMHPREEEVSREYDRIWSLLGSRQIEDLVSLPLANNQDVLDMLDVFTEIVTPALFIDAKLLALVICRMVNLSLEHGNSDGSCYAYVWLGMLAGPRFGNYPAGFRFGKLGYDLVEQHGLQRYKARTYMSFGTLIVPWTKHIKQARELQSRCFNAANRIGDLTYAAYSRNVLYTNYLAAGDPLAEVQREAEIGLQFATSIRFGLVIDCITAQLGLIRTLRGLTTTFGSFDDAQFQELQFERHFASDPVLALPECWYWIRKLQARFLAGDYSVAIEASLNAKRLLWTSPSFFEVAEYHFYSALSRAASLDNAIGDSRNEHFEALSAHHNQYEIWAQHCPENFENRFAMIRAEMARIEGRVLDAEQLYEQAIRSAHDNGFLNNEGLAYELAARFYAARGFLKIAHAYLLEARYCYQRWGADGKVVQLESLYPHLKTERPLPTPTGMTGMSMETVDLATVIKVSQAVSGEMVLEKLINSLMRAALEQAGANRGILIEPRRDELKVDAEAIVAEGDVAVRREVTHISAEMPESVVRYVMRTEDCVIVADASAPNPFSDDPYIRQGGPRSILALPLINQGKLISILYLENSLTADVFSPHRIAILKVLAYRAAISLENTRLYHELEDRERKIRRLIDSNIIGIVIWDLDGRVIDANDAFLRMVQYDRKDLDAGLRWLDITPPEWQEAHALYEAEELKATGMMQVREKEYFRKDGSRVPVLIGAACFEGQTNQGVAYILDLSEQKRAEEALRHSEAYLAEAQRQTHTGSCAIDGTSRQAVYWSDEMFRLFEFDPQQGPPRWDQFLSRIHPEDRDTVQSANEQAFRTKTSCDVEFRMVKPNGTVRHIHAIGKPVVNRAGELVQVLGTMVDVTERKRAEEARERLRQVQADLAHVTRVTSMGELTASLAHEIKQPIGAAVTNAEACLRLLNRQQPDLPEAREAALEMIKDARRAADIIDRVRSLYQKGSSQLETVDLNQIIVEMVIMMGNEADRHAVTIRSDLANGLPNLIVDRVQVQQVLMNLMLNAIEAMESGGELTISSQLAADGQLQISVSDTGAGVPPENEDKIFNAFFTTKTQGTGLGLAITRSVIQSHGGQIWSERNAAGGATFRFTLPIRETAVA comes from the coding sequence ATGGCGTGGGGGATCATCGTGCAAGTTTCGGGGTACTCTCTCGACCGCCTTCGTGATGATGGCGAATTCGTTCTCTCACGTGCTCATCCGAAGTTACCTGAACTAGCTTCCGTTCTGGTTCTGACTCCAGCTTCCACCCGACCAACGCCGGAGACACTCAGCAAGATTCGTCACGAATACTCACTAAGGAGTGAATTGGACTCGGCATGGGCCGTACGTCCCACGGCCCTTTCAGAAGCAGGGGCACAGGTATCACTCATCCTCGAAGATCCAGGTGGCCAAACTCTCGACCAATTGCTTTCGAGGCCGATTGAGACAGCGCAGTTCCTCCGTTTCGCCCTGGGTCTTACAACAGTTCTCGGCAGCTTGCACCAGCAAAAGCTGATTCACAAGGATCTGAAGCCAACCAATGTTCTGGTTAACCCAGCCACGGGGGAGGTTCGGCTCATGGGCTTTGGGATCGCTTCCCGCCTTCGGCGCGAGCGCCAAAACGCCGAACCTCCCGAACTCATTATCGGAACTCTTCCGTACATGGCTCCTGAACAAACCGGGCGGATGAATCGCTCCGTCGATTCTCGAAGCGATCTTTACTCACTGGGCGTCGTGTTCTACGAAATGCTCACCGGGGCACTGCCTTTTACAGCTTCCGACCCGCTTGAATGGGTACATTGCCACATCGCGAGGCATCCGGTTCCGCCTCATGACCGACGCAAGGATGCGCCGGCATGTGTGTCCGGAATCATCATGAAACTTCTCGCAAAAACACCCGAGGAACGTTACCAGACCGCATCTGGCGTGGAGCGCGACCTCCGGCGTTGCCTCCAAGAATGGGAGGCGCATGGGCGCATCTCGGATTTCTCGATCGGCCAGGACGACGCTCCAGATCGTCTGCTGATGCCGGAGAAGCTATACGGTAGAGAGCGGGAAATCGCGATCTTGCTCGCCGCCTTTGATCGTGTAGTTGCCGGAGGCAGGCCAGAGTTGGTGCTGGTGTCAGGCTATTCCGGAATCGGTAAGTCCGCGATCGTTAACGAACTGCACAAGCCCTTGGTTCCTCCGCGTGGCCTGTTTGCATCGGGGAAATTCGATCAATATAAGCGTGATATCCCTTACGCCACGTTGGCCCAGGCATTTCAGAACCTCACGCGCGCACTCCTGAGCAAGAGCGAAGAGGAGTTATCGCGGTGGCGAAATGCTCTTCATGATGCCCTTGGTCCGAATGGACAACTTATCGTGGGTCTCGTTCCTGAACTGAAAGCCATCATCGGAGAGCAACCTCCAGTTCTTGAACTTCCCCCGCGAGAATCCCAGGCACGATTTCATCTGGTATTCCGTCGATTCGTCGGCGTGTTCGCAGCACCGGAACACCCTCTTGCACTCTTTCTTGACGACCTGCAGTGGCTCGACGCGGCGACCCTGGACTTGATCGAGTATCTGCTGACTCAGCCCGACTTGAAGCATCTTCTGCTGATCGGGGCTTATCGGGACAATGAGGTGGACTCGACACATCCACTGAGTCGCAAACTGCAGGAAATACGCCAGACAGGGGCATTGTTGCAGGACATTGTAGTCGCCCCTCTCACTCGAAAAGACTTGGCTCAATTGGTTGCAGATGCGCTTCGCTGCAAGACGCAGCAAGCTGGCCCGCTTGCTGAACTAGTTCATAACAAGACGAGTGGTAACCCCTTCTTCGCCATCCAATTCATTTCCACGCTTTGCGAAGAGGGTTTGCTTACGTTCGATCATGTTTCAGGGCAATGGTCGTGGGATCTCAATCACATTCAGGCCAAAGGCTACACAGACAATGTGATAGATCTCATGGTCGGGAAAATGGCCCACCTAGCCCCTGAAGCGCAGAACGCATTGAAGCAACTGGCCTGCCTGGGAGGTGGCGCAGATTTTACGGTCATGCGCATGGTCTCCGAAGGTTCGATGGAGCAAATGCATGCGCGCCTGGCCGAAGCGCTGGATGCTGGCTTTATCCTGCGTTCGAAAGACTCCTATCACTTTCTTCACGATCGCGTTCAGGAAGCCGCATATTCTCTGATCCCTGAAGACTCGCGCGGAGAGATGCATCTCAGAATTGGCATGCTGATGGTCTCAAACAGCTCTCCAGATGAAATTGAGGAGGGGATCTTCGACATCGTCAACCAATTCAGTCGAAGCCATCACCTCATCGGTTCCCTGGCCGACCGTCAAAGCGTCGCCGAATTGAATCTCCTTGCAGCGAGGCGAGCGAAGGCCTCAACGGCATATGCCTCCGCGATCAAGTACCTTCATATTGCACGTCAACTGTTGGCCGACGAGACATGGAGTCATGACTACGAGGTAGTTTTTTCGGCTGAGTCTCTCTTCTCAGAGTATGTAACACCGACTGCGGATCCGTCAGAGCAAGAAAACCTCAGCGTACTCGCAACACGAGCGAGCGATTACCTTCAGGCCGCGCGACAATCGTCGACCGAAGATACCTGGAACCGCAATTACGGCCTTGTTTTCTCGATCGAATCTCTCCTGGCCGAATGCGAACTACTCACCACAGATATGGCATCCGCAGAACGTCGCTTAACCATGTTGGCGGACCGAGCCAGAGGCGCACACGACATCGCTCTGATCACACGATTGCGCCTGACTCTTTACACAGCGTTGGATCGCAGTGATCGCGCGGTTCAGGTCTTCCTCGAATATCTAACAGTTCACGGCACGAATTGGTCCATGCACCCGCGTGAGGAAGAAGTTTCTCGGGAATACGATCGAATCTGGTCCCTATTGGGCAGCCGACAAATCGAGGACCTTGTCAGCTTACCTCTGGCCAATAACCAGGATGTGCTCGACATGCTAGACGTCTTTACCGAGATTGTGACGCCTGCATTGTTCATCGACGCGAAACTTCTGGCTCTTGTTATTTGCCGCATGGTCAACCTCAGTCTCGAACACGGCAACAGTGACGGCTCCTGTTACGCCTATGTGTGGTTGGGAATGCTCGCGGGACCTCGTTTCGGAAATTACCCGGCCGGCTTTCGCTTTGGCAAACTTGGCTACGATCTGGTTGAGCAACATGGACTGCAGCGATATAAGGCGCGCACTTATATGTCCTTCGGGACTCTTATTGTTCCATGGACGAAACACATCAAGCAGGCGCGGGAGCTTCAAAGTCGCTGTTTCAACGCCGCCAACAGGATTGGCGACCTCACCTATGCCGCATACAGCCGCAATGTTTTGTATACAAACTATCTCGCGGCGGGAGATCCATTGGCAGAGGTGCAGCGTGAAGCCGAAATTGGCCTTCAGTTCGCGACGAGCATTAGGTTTGGTCTCGTCATAGACTGCATCACAGCTCAACTCGGCTTGATCCGAACCTTACGCGGTCTGACAACAACATTCGGATCGTTTGATGACGCACAATTCCAAGAGCTACAGTTCGAGCGTCATTTCGCCAGCGACCCTGTTTTGGCGCTGCCGGAATGTTGGTATTGGATCCGCAAGCTACAAGCCCGCTTTCTCGCGGGTGACTACTCCGTTGCGATTGAGGCATCGTTAAACGCGAAGCGACTGCTTTGGACGTCTCCCTCCTTTTTTGAAGTCGCGGAGTATCACTTTTACAGCGCGCTCTCACGGGCAGCCTCTCTTGACAACGCAATAGGCGATTCCCGTAACGAGCATTTCGAGGCCTTGTCTGCACACCACAATCAGTACGAGATCTGGGCACAACATTGCCCGGAGAACTTTGAAAATCGCTTCGCAATGATTCGCGCCGAAATGGCACGAATCGAGGGTCGCGTGCTTGACGCTGAGCAGCTATATGAACAGGCGATCCGGTCGGCGCATGACAACGGCTTCCTCAACAATGAGGGGCTAGCGTACGAGTTAGCTGCACGATTCTATGCCGCACGTGGTTTCCTGAAGATCGCGCACGCTTACCTACTCGAAGCACGTTATTGCTATCAGCGTTGGGGCGCTGATGGCAAGGTTGTTCAGCTGGAAAGTCTATACCCGCACCTCAAGACAGAACGGCCATTGCCTACTCCGACCGGCATGACCGGAATGAGCATGGAGACGGTAGACCTGGCCACCGTGATCAAAGTGTCGCAGGCTGTTTCGGGTGAGATGGTGCTGGAGAAACTGATTAACAGCCTAATGCGTGCAGCGCTCGAACAGGCGGGCGCTAACCGAGGCATCTTGATTGAACCCCGGCGTGATGAATTGAAGGTAGATGCTGAAGCTATTGTCGCCGAAGGTGACGTCGCCGTTCGACGCGAGGTGACTCACATCTCTGCGGAAATGCCAGAGTCGGTGGTGCGGTACGTTATGCGTACTGAGGACTGTGTAATTGTCGCAGATGCATCGGCCCCGAATCCTTTCTCAGATGATCCCTATATTCGCCAGGGAGGACCGCGGTCCATTCTCGCCTTGCCACTGATCAATCAAGGTAAACTGATCAGTATCCTTTACCTTGAAAACAGTCTGACGGCCGACGTTTTCAGTCCCCATCGCATCGCGATCTTGAAAGTGCTTGCTTACCGCGCAGCGATCTCACTTGAAAACACGCGGCTCTACCATGAACTCGAGGACCGTGAACGGAAAATCCGGAGGCTTATCGATTCGAATATCATCGGGATCGTCATCTGGGATCTCGATGGGCGCGTCATCGATGCGAATGACGCGTTTCTTCGTATGGTCCAGTACGACCGAAAGGACTTGGATGCCGGGCTCCGGTGGCTCGACATAACGCCTCCGGAATGGCAAGAGGCACACGCGCTCTACGAAGCGGAAGAACTTAAAGCGACCGGGATGATGCAAGTACGTGAAAAGGAGTATTTCAGGAAGGATGGCTCCCGTGTGCCCGTGCTGATAGGGGCAGCTTGCTTCGAAGGCCAGACCAATCAAGGTGTCGCCTACATTCTGGACTTGAGCGAACAAAAGCGCGCTGAAGAAGCTCTACGTCATAGCGAGGCCTATCTGGCCGAAGCTCAGAGACAAACCCACACTGGAAGTTGTGCCATTGATGGCACCAGTAGGCAAGCAGTCTACTGGTCCGACGAAATGTTCCGCCTTTTTGAGTTTGATCCACAACAAGGCCCACCTAGGTGGGACCAATTCCTCAGCCGTATACACCCCGAAGACCGAGACACGGTTCAGTCGGCCAATGAGCAGGCGTTTCGAACAAAAACGAGTTGCGACGTCGAGTTCAGGATGGTGAAACCAAATGGCACGGTCAGGCACATTCACGCCATCGGCAAACCAGTTGTTAATCGCGCTGGAGAGCTGGTTCAAGTGCTCGGCACCATGGTCGATGTTACGGAACGCAAGCGGGCCGAGGAAGCGCGTGAGCGATTACGTCAGGTCCAGGCGGACTTGGCTCACGTTACTCGGGTCACAAGTATGGGAGAATTGACTGCCTCGTTAGCCCACGAGATTAAGCAGCCGATTGGGGCGGCTGTTACAAACGCGGAGGCCTGTCTTCGATTGTTGAATCGGCAGCAGCCCGATTTGCCCGAAGCACGAGAGGCCGCTTTGGAGATGATCAAAGATGCCAGGCGCGCCGCCGACATAATCGATCGCGTTCGATCGCTGTACCAAAAAGGATCTTCTCAACTGGAGACAGTTGATCTGAATCAGATCATTGTAGAGATGGTGATCATGATGGGAAATGAAGCCGATCGGCATGCAGTGACGATTCGCAGTGATCTTGCGAATGGACTTCCCAACCTGATTGTGGACCGTGTCCAGGTACAACAGGTGTTGATGAATCTCATGCTCAATGCCATTGAGGCGATGGAGAGTGGAGGCGAGCTTACAATAAGCTCGCAACTCGCGGCGGATGGCCAACTCCAAATATCCGTTAGCGACACCGGAGCAGGAGTTCCCCCTGAAAATGAGGATAAAATTTTCAATGCGTTTTTCACTACTAAAACCCAGGGCACGGGTCTTGGGCTGGCAATTACTCGCTCTGTAATTCAGTCGCACGGAGGACAGATTTGGTCCGAGAGAAACGCAGCGGGAGGAGCAACCTTTCGATTCACGCTGCCAATCAGGGAGACAGCCGTCGCATGA